A DNA window from Stenotrophomonas sp. 57 contains the following coding sequences:
- the rph gene encoding ribonuclease PH has protein sequence MSDSRPSGRQPDQLRPVVIQRGFTRHAEGSVLVCFGETRVLCTASVENRVPGFLRGKGEGWVTAEYGMLPRATHTRSDREAARGKQGGRTLEIQRLIGRSLRACVDRNALGERTITLDCDVLQADGGTRTAAITGAYVALVDAVNVLMKRGDIKRNPILGAVAAVSVGVYRGTPVLDLDYAEDSDCDTDMNVVMNDGGGFIELQGTAEGHAFRRDELDALLGLAEKGVRELLDAQQAALSA, from the coding sequence ATGTCCGATTCCCGCCCCAGCGGCCGCCAGCCCGACCAGCTCCGCCCGGTCGTCATCCAACGCGGCTTCACCCGCCACGCCGAAGGTTCGGTGCTGGTGTGCTTCGGTGAAACCCGCGTGCTGTGCACCGCCAGCGTCGAGAACCGCGTGCCGGGCTTCCTGCGCGGCAAGGGCGAGGGCTGGGTCACCGCCGAGTACGGCATGCTGCCGCGCGCCACCCACACCCGCAGCGACCGTGAAGCGGCCCGCGGCAAGCAGGGTGGCCGTACGCTGGAGATCCAGCGCCTGATCGGCCGCAGCCTGCGCGCCTGCGTGGACCGCAATGCGCTGGGCGAACGCACCATCACCCTGGACTGCGATGTGCTGCAGGCCGACGGCGGCACCCGCACCGCCGCCATCACCGGTGCCTACGTGGCCCTGGTCGATGCGGTGAACGTGCTGATGAAGCGGGGCGACATCAAGCGCAACCCGATCCTGGGCGCGGTGGCCGCCGTGTCGGTGGGCGTGTACCGCGGCACCCCGGTGCTGGACCTGGACTACGCCGAAGACAGTGACTGCGACACCGACATGAACGTGGTGATGAACGACGGCGGCGGCTTCATCGAGCTGCAGGGTACCGCCGAAGGCCATGCCTTCCGTCGCGACGAGCTGGACGCGCTGCTGGGCCTGGCCGAAAAGGGCGTACGCGAGCTGCTGGACGCACAGCAGGCGGCACTGTCGGCATGA
- a CDS encoding VOC family protein, with the protein MNRRIALTTLVVADYDEAIAWYTGKLGFTLLENIDQGHKRWVVVGPTDGSAAALLLARASDEEQRSRIGNQTGGRVAFFLNTDDFHRDHAAMLAAGVEFLEAPREEPYATVAVFRDLYGNTWDLLEPRQ; encoded by the coding sequence ATGAACCGCCGGATCGCCCTGACCACCCTGGTGGTGGCCGACTATGACGAAGCCATCGCCTGGTACACCGGCAAGCTCGGCTTCACGCTGCTGGAAAACATCGACCAGGGCCACAAGCGCTGGGTGGTGGTCGGTCCGACCGACGGCAGTGCCGCTGCCCTGCTGCTGGCCCGTGCCAGCGACGAGGAACAGCGCAGCCGCATCGGCAACCAGACCGGTGGCCGGGTCGCCTTCTTCCTCAACACCGACGATTTCCACCGCGACCACGCGGCGATGCTGGCCGCCGGCGTCGAGTTCCTGGAAGCGCCGCGCGAAGAACCCTATGCAACGGTCGCGGTGTTCCGCGATCTGTATGGCAACACCTGGGACCTGCTGGAGCCCCGTCAATGA
- the selD gene encoding selenide, water dikinase SelD: MATHAQSLAPSTADAPQRLTSLAHGGGCGCKIAPGVLTELLRGVPALPAPAELLVGRETSDDAAVYCLDDRQAIVATTDFFMPIVDDPFDFGRIAATNALSDLYAMGARPLFALAIVGMPINTLPQDTIRGILQGGERACADAGIVVAGGHSIDSVEPIYGLAAIGVLDPQRLKRNADARAGDVLVLGKPLGVGVYSSALKKEVLDADGYQQMLESTTRLNTVGVPLAALDGVHAMTDVTGFGLLGHLLEVCRASGVSAEVESAQVPLLPQTLELLQRGCVTGASHRNWASYGAEVRFADGLPAHWQPLLTDPQTSGGLLVSCATEAVEAVLACLHEAGFGQAAVVGRLGEGAPGISVR; encoded by the coding sequence ATGGCCACGCACGCGCAGTCCCTCGCCCCTTCGACGGCCGACGCTCCGCAACGACTGACGTCTCTCGCGCATGGCGGCGGCTGCGGCTGCAAGATCGCGCCGGGCGTGCTGACCGAACTGCTGCGTGGCGTTCCAGCACTTCCCGCGCCGGCCGAGCTGCTGGTCGGCCGCGAGACCAGCGACGACGCGGCGGTGTACTGCCTTGATGACCGCCAGGCGATCGTCGCCACCACCGATTTCTTCATGCCCATCGTCGACGACCCGTTCGACTTCGGCCGCATCGCCGCCACCAACGCGCTGTCGGATCTGTATGCGATGGGCGCACGGCCATTGTTCGCACTGGCCATCGTCGGCATGCCGATCAACACCCTGCCGCAGGACACCATCCGCGGCATCCTGCAGGGCGGCGAACGCGCCTGCGCCGACGCAGGCATCGTGGTCGCCGGTGGCCACAGCATCGATTCGGTGGAACCCATCTACGGCCTGGCCGCGATCGGTGTGCTCGATCCGCAACGCCTCAAGCGCAATGCCGATGCCCGTGCCGGCGATGTGCTGGTGCTGGGCAAGCCATTGGGCGTAGGCGTGTATTCGTCGGCACTGAAGAAGGAAGTGCTGGATGCCGACGGTTACCAGCAGATGCTCGAATCGACCACCCGACTTAACACCGTGGGCGTGCCACTGGCTGCGCTGGACGGCGTGCACGCGATGACCGATGTCACCGGCTTCGGCCTGCTCGGTCATCTGCTGGAAGTGTGCCGCGCCAGTGGGGTTTCCGCCGAAGTGGAGAGTGCCCAGGTGCCGCTGCTGCCACAGACGCTGGAACTGCTGCAGCGCGGCTGCGTGACCGGTGCCTCCCACCGCAACTGGGCCTCGTATGGCGCCGAGGTGCGCTTCGCCGACGGGTTGCCAGCACACTGGCAACCACTGCTGACCGACCCGCAGACCAGCGGCGGCCTGCTGGTGTCCTGTGCCACGGAAGCGGTGGAGGCGGTTCTCGCCTGCTTACACGAAGCGGGGTTCGGCCAGGCGGCCGTGGTCGGGCGATTGGGCGAAGGAGCGCCGGGCATCAGCGTGCGCTGA
- a CDS encoding YicC/YloC family endoribonuclease, translated as MIRSMTAYAGGERVTPWGTLGCELRSVNHRFLEVGTRLPEELRALEPQLRERIAARLSRGKLDLVMRLRAPEAAANLQVDEALLGQLGRLAHRLTSDFPNLQVSFTDLLQLPGVTRGEATDAAALQVEALALLDQVLDGFVEAREREGGKLSAAISERVDGIERIASEVRTLIPAIRDGQRAKLAARLADLPHPVDPGRAEQELVLWLQKLDVDEELDRLGSHIVEIRRVLKQREPVGRRLDFLLQEFNREANTLGSKSVDSRTSNAAVELKVLIDQIREQVQNIE; from the coding sequence ATGATTCGAAGCATGACCGCCTACGCCGGCGGCGAGCGGGTCACCCCGTGGGGCACGCTGGGCTGCGAGCTGCGCTCGGTCAACCACCGCTTCCTGGAGGTCGGCACCCGCCTGCCCGAGGAACTGCGCGCGCTGGAGCCGCAACTGCGCGAGCGCATTGCCGCGCGCCTCAGCCGCGGCAAGCTGGATCTGGTGATGCGCCTGCGCGCGCCGGAAGCGGCTGCCAACCTGCAGGTGGACGAGGCCCTGCTGGGCCAGCTGGGACGCCTGGCGCACCGGCTGACCTCGGATTTCCCCAACCTGCAGGTCAGCTTCACCGACCTGCTGCAGCTGCCGGGCGTGACCCGTGGCGAGGCCACTGATGCCGCTGCCCTGCAGGTCGAGGCACTGGCCCTGCTGGACCAGGTGCTGGACGGCTTCGTCGAGGCCCGCGAGCGTGAAGGCGGAAAGCTGTCGGCCGCCATCAGCGAGCGCGTGGACGGCATCGAACGCATCGCCAGCGAAGTGCGCACGCTGATTCCGGCCATTCGCGACGGCCAGCGCGCCAAGCTGGCCGCACGCCTGGCCGACCTGCCGCACCCGGTCGACCCCGGCCGCGCCGAGCAGGAACTGGTACTGTGGCTGCAGAAGCTGGACGTGGATGAAGAACTGGACCGTCTTGGCAGCCACATCGTCGAGATCCGCCGCGTGCTCAAGCAGCGTGAGCCGGTCGGCCGTCGCCTGGATTTCCTGCTGCAGGAGTTCAACCGCGAGGCCAATACGCTGGGCTCCAAATCGGTGGACAGCCGCACGTCCAATGCGGCGGTGGAGCTGAAGGTGCTGATCGACCAGATCCGCGAACAGGTGCAGAACATCGAGTGA
- the selB gene encoding selenocysteine-specific translation elongation factor encodes MIVGTAGHIDHGKTRLVRALTGIETDRLQEERTRGISIELGYAYVPVEAADGESPATTLGFVDVPGHERFVHTMVAGATGIDVALLVIAADDGVMPQTREHLAILQLLGVDRGAVALTKIDRVDAARLARVKIEIAALLAGTPLQDASVFACNSTAPDDAGINALRAHLHAWAAADAGARQATLRGELFRMPVDRVFSLAGHGTLVTGAVHGGTATVGEHLQLMPAATDVRVRSIHAQNQASDHAMAGQRCALNLAAIARDDIHRGDWIADPRALLATTRVDVRLRLSALAPPLRDWAPLHIHWGTMHQQAHVVLLEDRDHGNGQLVQLVFDTPVCAMCGDRFIARDSAATRTLGGGVVLDPDPPQRRRRSPARLAWLAALEQLATSADIGPLLQQAPAGIPLAALQRYCRRATEQIDLPAGAQRIVTRDDTVVILAAHWQVLREQVVTSLRGWHQRRPDEPGVDSGRLQRSTLPALATGLWNALLQNLLDGGSVQRVGAWWRLPGHDHAAPERERLLLERVLPQLHAGGFDPPWVRTLATDLGLTEDGVRGVMRRAAARGELFQVVPDLFYAPTRISELAAIVAQLSQATGTVDAAAFRDAIGLGRKRSIQILEFFNRVGYTRRVGDQHRPRGDLLWNPARD; translated from the coding sequence ATGATCGTCGGCACCGCCGGGCATATCGACCATGGCAAGACCCGCCTGGTGCGCGCGCTGACCGGCATCGAAACCGATCGGCTGCAGGAAGAGCGTACACGCGGCATTTCCATCGAGCTGGGATACGCCTATGTGCCGGTCGAAGCCGCGGATGGCGAAAGCCCTGCAACCACGCTGGGCTTCGTTGACGTGCCCGGCCACGAGCGCTTCGTGCATACGATGGTGGCCGGTGCGACCGGTATCGATGTTGCCCTGCTGGTGATCGCTGCCGACGACGGCGTGATGCCGCAGACCCGCGAGCATCTGGCGATCCTGCAGTTGCTGGGCGTGGACCGCGGCGCGGTGGCGCTGACCAAGATCGACCGCGTGGATGCCGCGCGCCTGGCCCGGGTCAAGATCGAGATCGCTGCCCTGCTGGCCGGCACGCCGCTGCAGGATGCCTCCGTGTTCGCATGCAACAGCACCGCACCCGACGATGCCGGCATAAACGCGCTGCGTGCCCACCTGCATGCCTGGGCCGCAGCCGATGCCGGCGCGCGGCAAGCCACGCTGCGCGGCGAACTGTTCCGCATGCCGGTGGACCGTGTGTTCTCGCTGGCCGGCCACGGTACGCTGGTGACTGGCGCAGTGCACGGTGGCACCGCCACTGTTGGCGAGCATCTGCAGCTGATGCCGGCTGCCACCGACGTACGCGTGCGAAGCATCCACGCGCAGAACCAGGCCAGCGACCACGCGATGGCCGGGCAACGCTGCGCGTTGAATCTGGCCGCCATCGCCCGCGACGACATCCACCGCGGCGACTGGATCGCCGACCCACGCGCACTGCTGGCCACCACCCGCGTTGATGTGCGCCTGCGGCTCTCTGCGCTGGCACCGCCGCTGCGGGACTGGGCGCCGCTGCACATCCACTGGGGCACGATGCACCAGCAGGCCCATGTGGTACTGCTGGAAGACCGCGACCACGGCAATGGCCAGCTCGTGCAGCTGGTGTTCGACACGCCGGTCTGCGCGATGTGCGGCGATCGTTTCATTGCCCGCGATTCGGCAGCAACCCGTACGCTGGGTGGCGGTGTCGTACTCGATCCGGACCCGCCCCAGCGGCGTCGGCGCAGCCCTGCACGTCTGGCGTGGTTGGCGGCGCTGGAACAGCTGGCCACCAGCGCAGATATTGGCCCGCTGCTTCAGCAGGCGCCTGCCGGAATTCCATTGGCGGCACTGCAGCGCTACTGTCGGCGCGCCACCGAGCAGATCGATCTTCCTGCAGGCGCGCAGCGCATCGTCACCCGCGACGACACGGTGGTCATCCTCGCCGCGCACTGGCAGGTGCTGCGCGAACAGGTAGTCACCTCGCTACGCGGCTGGCATCAGCGACGCCCGGACGAACCGGGTGTCGACAGCGGGCGCCTGCAGCGCAGCACCCTGCCCGCGCTGGCAACGGGCCTGTGGAACGCGCTTCTCCAGAATCTTCTGGACGGCGGCAGCGTGCAGCGCGTGGGCGCGTGGTGGCGCCTGCCCGGCCATGACCACGCGGCACCGGAACGCGAGCGCCTGCTGCTCGAACGCGTGCTGCCGCAGCTGCATGCCGGCGGTTTCGATCCGCCATGGGTGCGCACCCTGGCCACCGACCTGGGACTGACCGAGGATGGGGTCCGCGGGGTCATGCGCCGGGCCGCTGCACGCGGTGAACTGTTCCAGGTGGTGCCGGACCTGTTCTATGCACCCACGCGCATTTCGGAACTCGCCGCGATCGTCGCGCAGCTGTCGCAGGCCACCGGCACGGTGGATGCGGCCGCATTCCGCGATGCCATCGGCCTGGGCCGCAAGCGCAGCATCCAGATCTTGGAGTTCTTCAATCGCGTTGGCTACACTCGACGCGTCGGTGACCAGCATCGGCCGCGTGGCGACCTGCTGTGGAACCCAGCCCGCGACTGA
- the hemW gene encoding radical SAM family heme chaperone HemW encodes MPHAHDHCNHLPGEACSADHDTPPRLVPPPLSLYVHLPWCVRKCPYCDFNSHQAKGELPFDAYIDALLRDLDQDLPLVWGRVVHSVFFGGGTPSLFPPDAIDRFLQQASARLRFAPNAEITLETNPGTAEHGRFDRYRAAGVNRLSFGIQSFDDAMLKRLGRIHDSGEAERAVKMAQDAGYDNFNIDLMYALPEQTLAGAEADLERAFALQPAHISHYQLTLEPNTVFFARPPQGIPDEDNAWDMQEHCQALLAQAGFDQYEVSAYARPGRQSAHNLNYWRFGDYLGIGAGAHGKISSGAEEHVLRRWKLKHPQAYLDSAGTPASFGGDDVIAAERLPFEYMLNLLRLHEGFSLRDFESRTGLPRSVLDAPLAEAVQRGWLQEADGHVHPTELGRRFTNDVVSLFLEE; translated from the coding sequence ATGCCGCACGCCCACGACCACTGCAACCATCTGCCCGGCGAAGCCTGCTCCGCTGACCACGACACGCCACCGCGGCTGGTGCCGCCACCGCTGTCGCTGTATGTGCACCTGCCGTGGTGCGTGCGCAAATGCCCGTACTGCGATTTCAATTCGCACCAGGCCAAGGGCGAGCTGCCGTTCGATGCCTACATCGATGCCCTGCTGCGCGACCTGGACCAGGACCTGCCGCTGGTCTGGGGCCGGGTGGTGCACAGCGTGTTCTTCGGCGGAGGCACGCCCAGCCTGTTCCCGCCGGACGCCATCGACCGCTTCCTGCAGCAGGCCAGCGCGCGCCTGCGTTTCGCGCCCAATGCCGAGATCACCCTGGAGACCAACCCGGGCACCGCCGAGCACGGCCGTTTCGACCGCTACCGCGCGGCCGGCGTGAACCGCCTCAGCTTCGGCATCCAGAGTTTCGACGACGCGATGCTCAAGCGCCTGGGCCGCATCCACGACAGCGGCGAAGCCGAGCGTGCGGTGAAGATGGCGCAGGACGCGGGCTACGACAACTTCAACATCGACCTGATGTACGCGCTGCCGGAACAGACCCTGGCCGGTGCGGAGGCCGATCTGGAGCGCGCCTTCGCGCTGCAGCCGGCGCACATCTCGCATTACCAGCTCACGCTCGAGCCGAACACGGTGTTCTTCGCGCGGCCGCCGCAGGGCATCCCCGATGAAGACAACGCCTGGGACATGCAGGAACACTGCCAGGCGCTGCTGGCGCAGGCCGGTTTCGACCAGTACGAAGTCAGCGCCTATGCGCGCCCCGGCCGGCAGAGCGCGCACAACCTGAACTACTGGCGCTTCGGCGATTACCTGGGCATCGGTGCCGGTGCCCACGGCAAGATCAGTTCAGGCGCCGAAGAACACGTGCTGCGTCGCTGGAAGCTGAAACACCCGCAGGCTTACCTGGACAGCGCGGGTACCCCGGCCTCGTTCGGTGGCGACGATGTGATCGCGGCCGAGCGCCTGCCGTTCGAGTACATGCTGAACCTGCTGCGCCTGCACGAAGGTTTCAGCCTGCGCGATTTCGAATCGCGTACCGGGCTGCCGCGCAGCGTGCTGGACGCGCCCCTCGCCGAGGCTGTCCAACGCGGCTGGCTGCAGGAGGCCGACGGCCATGTACACCCGACCGAACTGGGCCGCCGCTTCACCAACGATGTGGTGAGCCTGTTCCTGGAGGAGTGA
- the rdgB gene encoding RdgB/HAM1 family non-canonical purine NTP pyrophosphatase yields the protein MKKLVLASHNTGKLVEMQEILADLPLQITSAAELGLGDVEETGLTFVENALLKARAASEATGLPALADDSGLIVDALGGAPGLYSARYAGHPTNAAANNAKLLDAMAEVPDGQRSARFYAVIVLLRHATDPQPLICEGRWEGQIIRELRGTNGFGYNPLFLDTTHGLTAAEMEPALKNAISHRALALQQLKQQLATLY from the coding sequence ATGAAGAAACTGGTATTGGCCAGCCACAACACCGGCAAGCTGGTGGAGATGCAGGAGATCCTCGCCGATCTGCCGCTGCAGATCACCTCGGCCGCCGAACTGGGCCTGGGTGATGTGGAAGAGACCGGCCTGACCTTCGTCGAGAACGCGCTGCTGAAGGCGCGCGCGGCCAGTGAAGCGACCGGACTGCCGGCACTGGCCGATGATTCGGGCCTGATCGTCGATGCCCTTGGCGGCGCGCCGGGCCTGTACAGCGCGCGCTACGCCGGCCACCCCACCAACGCGGCGGCCAACAACGCCAAGCTGCTCGATGCCATGGCCGAAGTGCCCGATGGCCAGCGCAGCGCGCGCTTCTATGCGGTGATCGTGCTGCTGCGCCACGCCACCGACCCACAGCCGCTGATCTGCGAAGGCCGCTGGGAAGGCCAGATCATCCGCGAGCTGCGCGGCACGAATGGTTTCGGCTACAACCCGCTGTTCCTGGACACCACCCACGGCCTGACCGCCGCGGAAATGGAGCCGGCGCTGAAGAACGCCATCAGCCACCGCGCCCTCGCCCTGCAGCAGCTCAAGCAGCAGCTGGCGACGCTGTACTGA